The sequence below is a genomic window from Loktanella sp. M215.
TCCTGCGCAACCGATTCGAAATGCCGAGCTTCGTAGCAACGCTCTCCGGCCTGCTCGCGCTGCTGGGCCTGCAACTTTACATCCTCGGTCCGACGGGATCGATCAACCTGCCCTTCACCTCGCCGCTGGTCCGGTTCGGGCAGATCCTGATCATGCCGGCGTGGCTGTCCTATCTGGTCGCCGTGCTGCCGGGCGTGCTGATCGTCGTGGGCGCAATACGCACCAACGCACAGCGCACGGCAGCGAACCTGTCCTCGGCAGGCATGAGCGTCGCGATCGCCAAGGCGGTCGTGCTGACGCTCGGACTGGTCTTCGCGGTCTATTACCTTGAACTCAGCCGCGGCGTGCCATGGATGTTCGGCGTCTTCGTGCTGTTCGTCGTCCTGCTGGACTATGCGCTGGTGCGGACCCAGTGGGGCCGGTCGATGTTCGCCGTCGGTGGCAACGCAGAGGCCGCACGCCGGTCCGGCATCAACGTGCGCCGCATCCGCATGTCGGCCTTCGTCGTCTGCTCGACCTTCGCGGCACTTGGCGGTGTCTTTGCCGCCGCCCGCCTCGCCTCGGCCAGCCAGCAGGCGGGGTCCGGCGACGTGAACCTGAACGCCATCGCGGCGGCGGTCATCGGCGGCACCTCCCTCTTCGGCGGTCGTGGATCCGCGTGGTCGGCGCTGCTGGGCGTCCTCGTCATCATGGCGATCTCGAACGGGCTGACCTTGCTGAACCTGTCGTCTTCGCTGCGTTACATGATCACGGGCGCTGTGCTTGCCATCGCCGTCATCGTCGACAGCCTCGCCCGCCGGTCCCGCGCCAGCCACGGCCGCGCGTAAATCCACAGAAAGACACAACATGACCAACCACATGGACAACAAGACCGCCGCCATCACCGGGGCTGCATCGGGCATCGGTCTGGAATGCGCCCGCATCCTGATCGAGGAAGGCGCGCAGGTCGTCCTGATCGACCGCGCAGCCGACCGTCTGCACGCCTTGTGTGAAGAGCTGGGCGACGCCGCCAAGCCGCTGGTGATCGACCTGCTGGACGGGCCGCAGGTCAGCGGCATGGTCCCCCAGATTGAGGCGCTGGTCGGCCCGCTCGACATCTTCCATGCGAATGCCGGGGCCTATGTCGGCGGCCCGGCGGCAGAGGGCGACCCCGATGTCTGGGACCGGATGCTGAACCTGAACATCAACGCAGCCTTCCGAAGCGTGCAGGCGGTCTTGCCCGGCATGATCGATCGCAAGAGCGGCGACGTGATATTTACCAGTTCCGTCGCAGGTGTGGTCCCCGTCGTGTGGGAACCCATCTACACTGCCTCGAAATTCGCCGTGCAGGCCTTCCTGCACGCGACACGCCGCCAAGTGTCCCAATACGGCATCCGCATGGGTGCCGTCCTCCCGGGGCCAGTCGTCACGGCTTTGCTGGACGACTGGCCGACGGAAAAGATGGAAGAGGCGCTGGCCAATGGCTCGCTTATGCAACCGCGAGAGGTGGCCGAGGCTGTCCTGTTCATGCTGACCCGCCCCCGCGGCGTGGTGATCCGTGACATGGTTATCCTGCCCAACAGCGTCGATCTGTGACTATACGGGGACAGGGATGAGCCAGACCATTAACATGACTGACGGCTATCTGCTGGGCATCGACGTCGGCACCGGCAGCGCACGCGCGGGCGTGTTCACGACCGACGGTGGGCTGCTCGGCACCGACAGTTGCGCCATCGCCATGCACCGCGATGGTAATACGGTAGAGCAATCAAGCGAAGACATCTGGCAGGCCGTAGCACAGGCGGTGCGCGGGGCCGTCGCCAAGGCTGGCGTAGCGGGAGGGGACATCCGCGGCATCGGCTTTGACGCGACCTGTTCGCTGGTCGTCCTCGGCGCGAAGGGCGAGCCCCTGCCCGTTGGGGACCCCGCTCATCCCGAACGCAACATCATGGTCTGGATGGACCACCGCGCCCTGGGCCAGGCAGAGCGGATCAACGCGACTGGCCACCGCGTCCTCAACTATGTGGGCGGACGCATATCTCCCGAGATGGAGACGCCGAAGCTCCTGTGGCTGAAGGAGAACCGGCCTGAGGTCTATGACGCGGCATGGCAGTTCATGGACCTGACGGACTACCTGACATGGCGGGCCACGGGCGATCTGGCCCGCTCAGTCTGCACAGTCACCTGCAAGTGGACCTATCTGGCGCACGAAGACCGTTGGGATGCGGACTTTTTTCAGACAATCGGTCTGGGCGATCTGGCGGACGACGGCTTTCGCCGCATCGGAACGGACATCGTTCCTGCCGGCACCATACTTGCAACCGGCCTCACTGCAGCAGCGGCCGATGATTTCCGGCTGGCGGCCGGGACGCCCGTCGGCGCGGGCCTGATTGATGCCCATGCAGGCGGCATCGGGTCCGTTGGTGCGATGGGCGGCGGCGGGGCGACCGCCAACATGGCCTACGTCTTCGGCACGTCGTCCTGCACGATGACCAGCACGGCCGAGCCCGTCTTCGTGCCGGGAGTCTGGGGACCCTATTATTCGGCGATGGTGCCCGGTCTCTGGCTGAATGAGGGCGGTCAATCGGCGGCCGGTGCCGCGATCGAGCAGTTGCTGCTGCATCATCCCATGGCCTCCGAGGCAGCGGGTCTGGCCCGCGAGGCCGGTCTGTCGCTCCCCGCCTGGCTGGCCCGGCGGGCAGAGCACCTGCTGGCCGGGTCACATGATGCCGCGCGCCTTGCGGGCAACCTCCATGTCGTGCCGGAATTCCTCGGCAACCGCGCACCCTTTGCCGAACCAGATACCCGCGCCGTCATCGCGGGCGTCGGCATGGCGCGCGACCTCGACAGCCTCGTCGCGCTTTATATCGCCGGCCTGTGCGGGATTGGCTATGGCCTGCGCCAGATCATCGACGCACAGAGCGACGCCGGCGCACCGGTGGAGCGGATCATCATCAGTGGCGGGGCCGGTCGCAGCGCTCTCGTGCGCCAGATCCTGGCCGATGCGACCGGTGTCGAACTGACGTCTCCGGAAACGGAAGAGCCGGTGCTTCTTGGTGCTGCAATCCTCGGAGGTGTCGCTGCAGGACTTCATCCGGACATTCCTGTTGCCATGTCAGGGATGTCGACGTTCGCCGAAAAGTTTCAGCCACAGGGTGGAGCAGTTCAAGATTTGCACCAGACGCGGTTCGGCATCTTCGAGCAGCTTCAATCGGTGGCGCGTCATATTGCGGGAAATCCCGGAGACGTCGGAAGGAAATAGCAGCGTCTGAGGGGGCTGACGGCAGATCGCGGCAATCGGAGCCTGCGGGCTTTGGAGCAGATTCAGATCAGCACATATTAAGGCAGAATCTCACCCATCAACCGCCCTTGCTGCCATTGCAGCGAGCCAA
It includes:
- a CDS encoding FGGY-family carbohydrate kinase, coding for MSQTINMTDGYLLGIDVGTGSARAGVFTTDGGLLGTDSCAIAMHRDGNTVEQSSEDIWQAVAQAVRGAVAKAGVAGGDIRGIGFDATCSLVVLGAKGEPLPVGDPAHPERNIMVWMDHRALGQAERINATGHRVLNYVGGRISPEMETPKLLWLKENRPEVYDAAWQFMDLTDYLTWRATGDLARSVCTVTCKWTYLAHEDRWDADFFQTIGLGDLADDGFRRIGTDIVPAGTILATGLTAAAADDFRLAAGTPVGAGLIDAHAGGIGSVGAMGGGGATANMAYVFGTSSCTMTSTAEPVFVPGVWGPYYSAMVPGLWLNEGGQSAAGAAIEQLLLHHPMASEAAGLAREAGLSLPAWLARRAEHLLAGSHDAARLAGNLHVVPEFLGNRAPFAEPDTRAVIAGVGMARDLDSLVALYIAGLCGIGYGLRQIIDAQSDAGAPVERIIISGGAGRSALVRQILADATGVELTSPETEEPVLLGAAILGGVAAGLHPDIPVAMSGMSTFAEKFQPQGGAVQDLHQTRFGIFEQLQSVARHIAGNPGDVGRK
- a CDS encoding SDR family oxidoreductase — encoded protein: MTNHMDNKTAAITGAASGIGLECARILIEEGAQVVLIDRAADRLHALCEELGDAAKPLVIDLLDGPQVSGMVPQIEALVGPLDIFHANAGAYVGGPAAEGDPDVWDRMLNLNINAAFRSVQAVLPGMIDRKSGDVIFTSSVAGVVPVVWEPIYTASKFAVQAFLHATRRQVSQYGIRMGAVLPGPVVTALLDDWPTEKMEEALANGSLMQPREVAEAVLFMLTRPRGVVIRDMVILPNSVDL
- a CDS encoding sugar ABC transporter permease, which gives rise to MAQDIQTKATGARLDQGDSRVRHDTGLSGAVRGFIDRVSSGDLGMLPVVIGLVLISIAFSLLNPVFLAPANLVNVLFDAAAVGFIALGVVCVLLLGEIDLSIGSMSGLSSAIIGVLWINTGLPLAVAIAGSLAMGALVGVVYGILRNRFEMPSFVATLSGLLALLGLQLYILGPTGSINLPFTSPLVRFGQILIMPAWLSYLVAVLPGVLIVVGAIRTNAQRTAANLSSAGMSVAIAKAVVLTLGLVFAVYYLELSRGVPWMFGVFVLFVVLLDYALVRTQWGRSMFAVGGNAEAARRSGINVRRIRMSAFVVCSTFAALGGVFAAARLASASQQAGSGDVNLNAIAAAVIGGTSLFGGRGSAWSALLGVLVIMAISNGLTLLNLSSSLRYMITGAVLAIAVIVDSLARRSRASHGRA